The Mycolicibacterium flavescens genome has a segment encoding these proteins:
- a CDS encoding glycosyltransferase: MKILKVSWEYPPVVVGGLGRHVHHLATALAEAGHEVVVLSRRPSNTDPATHPTTDEIAEGVRVVAAAHDPHEFDFGKDMMAWTLAMGHAMVRTGLTLKSRRGRPWRPDVVHAHDWLVAHPAIALAEFFDVPLVSTIHATEAGRHSGWVSGRISRQVHAVESWLVRESDSLITCSASMRDEVSELFGPGLAESYVIRNGIDCSRWPFAQRKPRTGPARLLYLGRLEYEKGIHDAIAALPRIRRTHPGTTLTIAGEGTQLDWLVDQARKHKVLKATAFAGHLDHDALVNLLHTADAAVLPSHYEPFGIVALEAAATGIPLVTSNVGGLGEAVIDGETGMSFPPRDTARLAAAVRSVLDDPHAAQQRAIAARERLTSQFEWHAIAEETAQVYLAAKRREREPHRRRPIIEHALPGR, translated from the coding sequence GTGAAGATCCTCAAGGTGTCGTGGGAGTACCCGCCGGTCGTGGTCGGCGGACTCGGCAGGCACGTCCATCATCTCGCCACCGCGCTCGCCGAAGCGGGCCACGAGGTCGTCGTGCTGAGCCGGCGACCGTCGAACACCGACCCCGCCACGCATCCGACCACCGACGAGATCGCCGAAGGCGTGCGCGTGGTCGCGGCGGCGCACGATCCGCACGAGTTCGATTTCGGCAAGGACATGATGGCCTGGACGTTGGCGATGGGCCACGCGATGGTCAGAACCGGTTTGACGCTGAAGTCGCGACGCGGCCGCCCTTGGCGCCCCGACGTCGTACACGCACACGACTGGCTGGTCGCACATCCCGCGATCGCCCTGGCCGAATTCTTCGATGTACCACTGGTATCCACGATCCACGCCACCGAGGCCGGCAGACATTCCGGGTGGGTGTCGGGCCGCATCAGCAGACAGGTCCACGCGGTGGAATCGTGGTTGGTGCGCGAATCCGATTCGCTGATCACCTGTTCGGCCTCGATGCGCGATGAGGTCTCGGAGCTCTTCGGGCCGGGCCTGGCCGAGTCGTATGTCATCCGCAACGGGATCGACTGCAGTCGCTGGCCATTCGCTCAACGCAAGCCCCGGACCGGACCTGCCCGATTGCTGTATCTCGGTCGGCTCGAGTATGAGAAAGGCATCCACGACGCAATCGCCGCGCTACCCCGAATCAGGCGCACCCACCCCGGTACCACGCTGACGATCGCCGGCGAGGGCACCCAGCTCGATTGGCTCGTCGATCAGGCGCGAAAGCACAAGGTGCTCAAGGCGACCGCGTTCGCCGGACACCTCGACCACGACGCGTTGGTGAACCTGCTGCACACCGCCGACGCAGCCGTATTGCCCAGCCACTACGAGCCGTTCGGCATCGTCGCACTGGAAGCTGCGGCGACCGGAATCCCCTTGGTGACCTCGAACGTCGGCGGGTTGGGCGAGGCGGTCATCGACGGTGAAACCGGAATGTCCTTTCCGCCACGCGATACCGCGCGCTTGGCGGCGGCTGTCCGCTCGGTTCTCGACGACCCGCACGCCGCCCAGCAACGCGCGATCGCCGCCCGCGAGCGGCTCACCTCGCAGTTCGAATGGCACGCGATCGCAGAAGAAACCGCGCAGGTGTACCTGGCCGCCAAACGCCGTGAGCGCGAACCACATCGGCGCCGACCCATCATCGAACACGCCCTGCCCGGCCGCTGA